In Dyadobacter subterraneus, a single genomic region encodes these proteins:
- a CDS encoding carboxymuconolactone decarboxylase family protein yields the protein MAYITIPEEEQLPGIRGLMAFRPETARPLNLLAEALLRETDNDLTRGDRELIATYVSFLNDCLFCQSVHGAAAQCYLEDDGTLINQVKQKYQDAPVSDKMKALLSIAASVQKGGKHVMPHQIENAKNEGATDSEIHDTVLIAAAFCMFNRYVDGLGTWASTDQQSYIPRGIRIAAEGYAGFDALKSIGK from the coding sequence ATGGCCTACATAACAATTCCGGAAGAAGAGCAGCTTCCAGGCATTCGCGGACTTATGGCTTTCAGGCCGGAAACTGCACGTCCGCTTAATTTACTGGCCGAGGCTTTGTTGAGAGAAACGGATAATGATCTGACACGTGGTGACCGGGAGTTGATAGCCACTTATGTTTCCTTTTTGAACGACTGTTTATTTTGCCAAAGTGTACATGGAGCGGCCGCACAATGTTATCTGGAAGATGATGGAACATTAATCAATCAGGTAAAACAAAAATACCAGGATGCACCTGTTTCGGATAAAATGAAAGCTTTGCTATCAATAGCAGCCAGTGTTCAGAAAGGCGGAAAGCATGTAATGCCGCATCAAATTGAAAATGCTAAAAATGAAGGTGCCACCGATTCTGAAATCCACGACACGGTTCTGATCGCCGCCGCTTTTTGCATGTTCAATCGTTATGTTGATGGTTTAGGAACCTGGGCATCAACAGATCAACAAAGTTATATTCCACGCGGAATCAGGATTGCAGCAGAGGGTTATGCCGGGTTTGATGCTTTGAAGAGTATTGGAAAGTAA
- a CDS encoding AAA family ATPase, which translates to MNVFIGKPNVGKSNILEGIGLLNPKLLNAVSSKKRAVRFEGINELHFDNDQNNNVYVGIEINEGLLYKLDLFKIGKNSQEVVPGIYIVYQDISSIRAKKQGKKSSVLIPMYKLPGLQDITRGTLRFKVVENDFDLITNDFFKSDDGEKLMNDLFSIIKYEFKSDFLFENEKIDNDSLTWDASNLFDIITGIDSLKQKIVELFKNDYGLQFVFSKIDKKFFVQKLVDGYIYQYPYSSVADTFQRFIFYLAAIESNTNSVLIFEEPEVHSFPPYVKELAERIVSKKDNQYFISTHSPYMLQTLVEELDDSELNVILTYYKDFQTHVKVLTAAELREVQDYSIDIFFNLNKFEPNA; encoded by the coding sequence GTGAATGTTTTTATTGGTAAACCAAATGTGGGAAAGTCAAATATTTTGGAAGGAATTGGACTTTTGAATCCCAAACTTTTAAATGCAGTTTCCAGTAAAAAAAGGGCAGTCAGATTTGAGGGAATAAATGAACTTCACTTTGACAATGATCAAAATAATAATGTATATGTTGGAATTGAAATAAATGAAGGATTATTATATAAACTTGATCTTTTTAAAATAGGGAAAAACAGTCAAGAAGTTGTACCAGGAATTTATATCGTTTATCAGGATATAAGTTCTATCCGTGCAAAGAAACAAGGGAAAAAGTCTAGTGTGCTAATTCCTATGTACAAATTACCAGGACTTCAAGATATAACAAGAGGAACGCTACGATTTAAAGTTGTTGAAAATGATTTTGATTTAATAACAAATGATTTTTTTAAAAGTGATGATGGAGAAAAGTTAATGAATGATTTATTTTCCATTATTAAATATGAATTTAAGAGTGATTTTTTATTTGAAAATGAAAAGATAGATAATGATTCCCTTACCTGGGATGCCAGTAATCTTTTTGACATAATCACGGGTATCGATAGCCTCAAACAAAAAATCGTCGAACTCTTCAAAAATGACTATGGCTTGCAATTTGTTTTTTCCAAAATAGATAAGAAGTTTTTTGTTCAAAAATTGGTAGACGGTTATATTTATCAATATCCTTATTCATCCGTAGCAGATACTTTCCAACGCTTCATATTTTACCTCGCAGCGATAGAATCGAATACAAATTCCGTATTGATTTTCGAAGAGCCGGAAGTTCATTCTTTTCCTCCCTATGTTAAAGAACTTGCGGAGAGAATTGTTTCAAAAAAGGATAATCAATACTTTATAAGTACACACAGTCCCTACATGCTACAGACGCTTGTGGAAGAATTGGACGATTCGGAATTGAATGTAATTCTAACTTATTACAAAGATTTTCAAACTCATGTCAAAGTATTGACTGCTGCCGAGCTACGGGAAGTTCAGGATTACAGCATTGATATTTTCTTCAACCTAAATAAATTCGAACCCAATGCCTGA
- a CDS encoding NAD-dependent epimerase/dehydratase family protein — MKILITGATGLVGSAVARLFLKENHTVLALFRTGSDRSLLADVENKVEWVEGDVLDIGSLEKAIEDVDFVIHTAAVVSFVPRDRKMMYKVNMEGTANVVNVCLQNKVKKLCHVSSIAALGRPDSRKITSGEDFIIDEEQRWEDSPENSEYAKSKHLAELEVWRGIAEGLNAVIVNPTLILGEGDWAKSSTQIFRYVHNEKPFYTEGIANYVDVLDVAQVVYKLIFSDISGERFLLNAGSISYKSLFFNIADSMGKKRPSFKVGSGLAAVIWRVEAVRTWLMGTKPLITKETAQSSARRFRYNSDKIQKAIGFEFQPIEKTIARVCESLTGRI; from the coding sequence ATGAAAATCCTTATTACCGGTGCCACAGGTTTAGTTGGAAGTGCTGTTGCACGGCTATTTCTTAAAGAAAATCATACAGTTCTTGCGCTTTTTCGTACGGGTTCCGACAGAAGTCTTCTGGCGGATGTGGAGAATAAAGTTGAATGGGTGGAAGGTGATGTACTCGATATCGGTTCACTGGAAAAAGCAATTGAAGATGTCGACTTCGTAATTCATACCGCAGCAGTGGTTTCTTTTGTGCCCCGCGACCGTAAGATGATGTATAAAGTCAACATGGAGGGCACTGCCAATGTTGTAAATGTTTGCCTTCAAAATAAAGTAAAAAAGCTTTGTCACGTCAGTAGCATTGCAGCTTTGGGCCGACCTGATTCGCGAAAAATTACTTCTGGTGAAGACTTTATTATTGATGAGGAACAGCGCTGGGAAGATTCTCCTGAAAATTCGGAATATGCAAAATCCAAACATTTGGCCGAGCTGGAAGTTTGGCGCGGTATTGCCGAGGGACTGAATGCCGTAATTGTAAATCCTACATTAATATTGGGTGAGGGCGACTGGGCTAAAAGCAGCACACAGATTTTCCGTTATGTACATAATGAAAAACCTTTTTATACAGAAGGAATAGCAAATTATGTAGACGTTTTGGATGTTGCGCAGGTCGTTTATAAACTCATTTTTTCAGATATTTCCGGGGAACGGTTTTTGTTGAATGCGGGAAGTATTTCTTATAAATCTCTGTTTTTCAATATCGCTGATTCTATGGGAAAGAAAAGACCATCCTTTAAAGTAGGTTCTGGTCTGGCCGCCGTCATATGGCGTGTAGAAGCAGTACGTACCTGGCTGATGGGAACCAAGCCGTTGATCACCAAAGAAACTGCACAATCGAGTGCTCGTCGCTTTCGTTACAACAGTGATAAAATTCAAAAGGCAATCGGGTTTGAATTTCAGCCAATTGAGAAAACGATCGCGCGTGTCTGCGAAAGTTTAACCGGCAGGATTTGA
- a CDS encoding tetratricopeptide repeat protein, giving the protein MMEKNFGERKDYMKETLLRFERMLKTNESEFFDLDAYEKVTEYFLEKGDWDKAFQACELGLTDFPYSLDLLLNKVQIHANRGEHDLAMEILERASLFHPGDVEISFMQVGISNMMGEYEEAISVLESLLNRLEDKDEVYFQIGQTYQNWGKYDEAIQHYKLSLRNNLNNESALYELAHCLDLIGELESHLAYYHELVDNNPFSHHAWYNLGIAFSKLERYEDAVNAYEYATLVKDDFASAFFQLGNSYMSLEQYEQAKIQYLRAIELEGKQTETCCCLGTCYEKLGEYETAIKYYREAVKMDSQWDDGWYGLGICFSELGRWYEAVGFLRKAIQITELNPDYWLALAETEFRVGNVVSAFEAFEKAAEIEPSNPDIWLKWSFVLFEQGNYARACDLLTAAIEEMPEEADLYYRMAVYQIHSGDYREALINLEVALTLDYDGHLQLFDFFPELEKQKALFRIIEQYREK; this is encoded by the coding sequence ATGATGGAGAAAAACTTCGGGGAAAGAAAAGATTACATGAAAGAAACATTGCTCCGGTTTGAGCGAATGCTTAAAACCAATGAGTCGGAGTTTTTTGATTTGGATGCATACGAGAAGGTGACGGAGTATTTTCTGGAAAAGGGTGACTGGGACAAGGCTTTTCAGGCCTGTGAGCTTGGGTTGACCGATTTTCCATATTCACTTGATCTTCTGCTTAATAAAGTACAAATTCATGCCAATCGCGGAGAACACGATCTGGCAATGGAAATATTGGAGCGTGCCTCTCTGTTTCATCCGGGAGATGTTGAAATTTCTTTCATGCAGGTCGGAATTTCCAATATGATGGGCGAATATGAGGAAGCAATTTCCGTTCTGGAAAGCCTGTTAAACCGTTTGGAAGACAAAGATGAAGTCTATTTCCAGATTGGACAGACTTATCAGAACTGGGGAAAATATGATGAGGCAATTCAGCATTACAAGCTTTCTCTTCGCAATAATCTTAATAATGAAAGCGCTTTGTATGAACTGGCGCACTGTCTTGACCTGATCGGTGAACTGGAAAGTCATCTGGCTTATTATCACGAGCTGGTCGACAATAATCCGTTTTCGCATCATGCCTGGTACAATCTGGGCATCGCTTTCAGCAAACTTGAACGCTATGAAGATGCAGTAAATGCATATGAATATGCTACGCTGGTTAAGGACGATTTTGCGTCTGCTTTTTTCCAGTTGGGAAATTCTTACATGAGCCTGGAACAATATGAACAGGCGAAAATACAATATCTCAGAGCCATCGAACTGGAAGGCAAACAGACAGAAACCTGCTGCTGTCTGGGGACTTGTTATGAGAAATTAGGTGAATACGAAACGGCGATCAAATATTACCGTGAAGCGGTGAAAATGGATAGTCAGTGGGATGATGGCTGGTATGGTCTGGGAATTTGTTTTAGTGAATTGGGTCGCTGGTATGAAGCTGTTGGTTTTTTAAGAAAAGCAATACAGATCACAGAATTAAATCCTGATTACTGGCTGGCACTGGCAGAAACGGAATTCCGGGTTGGTAACGTAGTTTCGGCTTTTGAAGCTTTTGAAAAAGCAGCAGAAATTGAACCGTCAAATCCTGATATCTGGCTTAAATGGTCGTTTGTTCTTTTTGAACAGGGAAATTATGCCAGAGCTTGTGATTTGTTAACTGCGGCGATTGAAGAAATGCCGGAAGAGGCTGATCTTTATTATCGTATGGCCGTTTACCAAATTCATTCCGGTGATTATCGTGAAGCGCTGATTAATCTGGAAGTTGCTTTGACGCTCGATTATGATGGGCATTTGCAGTTATTCGACTTTTTTCCTGAATTGGAGAAACAAAAGGCATTGTTCAGAATTATTGAGCAGTACCGAGAAAAGTAG
- a CDS encoding glycosyltransferase family 9 protein, producing MIPKRILVIQTAFIGDVILATSLLENLHQGFPDAQIDFLVRKGNEGLFENHPYLSNVLIWKKKEGKFKSLFQLLKQIRKTEYDWVINLQRFGSTGLLTGFSKAAKRTGFDKNPFSFLFTDKFPHQIENGVHEVTRNNALIKNEVSGAISKPKLYPSNADFDFVKPYQSKPYICIAPASVWFTKQYTKEGWVRLINKIDDQYQIFLLGGPGDNTLAENIHNQIISKDKIQNLCGKLSFLQSAALIKSSVMNFVNDSAPMHISSAVNASVTAVYCSTVPEFGFGPLSDDSHIVEVLEKLNCRPCGLHGHKACPEGHFKCAVDIKTEQFLELLP from the coding sequence ATGATTCCGAAGCGAATTCTTGTTATTCAAACTGCTTTTATAGGCGACGTAATTCTGGCAACTTCGTTATTGGAAAACTTACATCAGGGCTTTCCTGATGCTCAAATCGATTTTTTAGTAAGAAAAGGAAATGAAGGTTTGTTTGAAAACCATCCATATTTGTCCAACGTTTTAATCTGGAAAAAGAAAGAAGGAAAATTCAAAAGCCTTTTTCAGTTATTAAAACAAATCAGAAAAACGGAATACGACTGGGTTATTAACCTGCAAAGATTTGGCAGTACCGGATTATTAACCGGTTTTTCAAAAGCTGCAAAACGTACAGGATTCGATAAAAATCCCTTTTCATTTCTCTTCACTGACAAATTTCCGCATCAAATTGAAAACGGCGTACATGAAGTGACACGTAATAATGCTTTAATTAAAAATGAAGTTTCCGGGGCCATTTCCAAACCAAAGCTTTATCCTTCCAACGCTGATTTTGATTTTGTAAAACCTTATCAATCCAAACCCTATATCTGCATCGCTCCGGCTTCTGTATGGTTTACAAAACAATATACAAAAGAAGGCTGGGTTCGGTTGATTAATAAAATTGATGATCAGTATCAAATCTTTCTGTTGGGCGGACCGGGAGATAATACATTAGCTGAAAATATTCATAACCAGATTATTTCAAAAGACAAGATTCAGAATCTTTGTGGCAAACTTTCGTTTCTGCAATCTGCTGCGCTAATCAAAAGTTCTGTTATGAATTTTGTCAATGATTCCGCGCCCATGCATATCAGTTCTGCTGTGAATGCTTCGGTTACGGCTGTTTATTGTTCCACAGTTCCTGAATTTGGCTTTGGCCCGTTATCAGACGATTCACATATTGTTGAAGTTTTGGAGAAACTGAATTGTCGTCCCTGCGGACTTCATGGTCACAAGGCTTGTCCGGAAGGCCATTTCAAATGTGCGGTTGATATTAAAACAGAACAGTTTCTTGAATTACTGCCTTAG
- a CDS encoding M16 family metallopeptidase produces the protein MKRNNMHKRANAETPSLALTEEYKLHTLANGIRIAHKQVPYTQIAHVGIMLDIGSRDEQPHQQGLAHFWEHMAFKGTEKRSSYHIINRLENVGGELNAYTTKEKICFHASVLDDHFDKAVDLLADIAFHSVFPDKQIERERNVIIEEMSMYNDSPEDAIQDDFDQLVFADHALGNNILGTPDTVNSFGREELFQFINENLDTEKIVISSVSRLPFSKVIKVAEKYLGNVPFKKTTRIRQAPGNYSPIIQEKERSITQAQCAMGQPAYALGDDRRLPFFMLVNLLGGPGMNSRFNLSLREKYGFVYSIEANYTPYLDTGFLGIFFGTEQKQLARSISLINKELKKVREIPLSTLQLHQTKVQLMGQLAMSEESNMSFMLMMAKSLLDTGRVDTLPEIFSEIQEITSEQLQTIAQDMFNPENFSYLTFIPE, from the coding sequence ATGAAGAGAAATAATATGCATAAACGTGCGAATGCCGAAACTCCCTCACTAGCGTTAACAGAAGAATATAAGTTACACACCTTAGCTAACGGAATACGCATAGCGCATAAACAAGTTCCTTACACGCAGATTGCGCATGTCGGGATTATGCTCGATATCGGTAGTCGCGATGAACAGCCTCACCAACAGGGACTGGCGCATTTTTGGGAACATATGGCCTTCAAAGGCACAGAAAAACGCAGTTCATACCATATCATCAACCGTCTTGAAAACGTAGGCGGGGAATTAAACGCGTATACAACAAAGGAAAAAATCTGTTTCCACGCTTCCGTTCTGGATGATCATTTTGATAAAGCCGTTGATCTTTTAGCAGATATCGCATTCCATTCCGTTTTTCCGGATAAGCAGATTGAACGCGAAAGAAATGTAATCATCGAGGAAATGTCGATGTATAACGATTCGCCGGAAGATGCGATTCAGGATGATTTTGACCAGCTGGTTTTTGCAGATCATGCTTTGGGAAATAATATTCTGGGAACGCCGGATACCGTTAATTCCTTTGGAAGAGAAGAACTTTTTCAGTTTATCAATGAAAATCTCGATACCGAAAAAATTGTAATTTCTTCGGTTAGCCGGTTGCCTTTTTCAAAAGTGATAAAGGTGGCTGAGAAATATTTAGGAAACGTTCCGTTTAAAAAAACGACACGTATTCGTCAGGCGCCTGGAAATTATTCGCCGATAATTCAGGAAAAAGAACGCTCGATCACACAGGCGCAATGTGCGATGGGACAACCAGCGTATGCACTTGGAGACGACAGACGTTTGCCGTTTTTCATGCTCGTAAATTTACTGGGCGGACCAGGAATGAACTCCCGTTTCAACTTATCGCTTCGTGAAAAATATGGTTTTGTCTATTCCATTGAAGCAAATTATACACCATATCTGGATACTGGTTTTTTAGGGATTTTCTTTGGAACTGAGCAGAAACAACTGGCCAGAAGTATTTCGTTAATCAACAAGGAGCTTAAAAAAGTGCGTGAAATTCCTTTGTCAACTCTGCAATTGCATCAGACAAAAGTGCAGCTGATGGGACAATTGGCGATGTCAGAAGAAAGCAATATGAGTTTTATGCTGATGATGGCGAAGAGTTTGCTGGATACCGGACGGGTTGATACTTTGCCGGAAATTTTCTCGGAAATTCAGGAAATTACATCTGAGCAATTGCAGACGATTGCTCAGGATATGTTCAATCCGGAAAACTTCAGTTATCTGACTTTTATTCCTGAATAA
- a CDS encoding purple acid phosphatase family protein encodes MLFSNFHNYFSKPFLILFLAISFLTAKAQQASNPYIPAELPDRIILNTTQDPSTSMAVNWRTQESVTESFAEIAVASADPRFVDKVKRIKAKSEKVVFNETPTAMYHSVVFDNLKPNTKYAYRVGQGENWSEWIHFNTAGKVGEKFSFLYYGDVQVNIRSMWSRVAREAFGKAPDAKLAIYAGDLINKANRDVEWGDWFQAGGFIHSMIPGFPTPGNHDHYEGPNGKPLTSVFWRPQFTLPENGPVDLEETCYYADIQGTRFISLNSDRAEESDEYLEKQRVWIEKVLSNNPNKWTVVTFHHPIFSPKSTRDNKRMRETFKPIFDKYKVDLVLQGHDHTYARGMAKIPMAQKGATSGTMYVVSVSGPKMTDSNVEKRDWMDRSALYTQFYHVVTVDHDKLSFETLTATGELYDAFDLIKQKGKINKLIDGIPQNVQERR; translated from the coding sequence ATGCTGTTTTCAAACTTTCATAATTACTTTTCCAAACCTTTCCTGATTTTATTTCTTGCCATATCTTTTTTGACAGCAAAAGCTCAACAGGCTTCTAATCCATATATTCCTGCTGAATTACCTGATAGAATTATTTTAAATACAACGCAAGATCCTTCGACGTCCATGGCCGTTAACTGGCGGACGCAGGAATCGGTTACTGAAAGTTTCGCCGAGATCGCTGTTGCGAGCGCAGATCCTCGTTTTGTTGATAAAGTAAAGCGAATAAAAGCGAAATCAGAAAAAGTGGTTTTTAACGAAACACCCACAGCGATGTATCATTCTGTTGTTTTTGACAATTTAAAACCAAATACAAAATACGCTTACCGGGTTGGGCAAGGCGAAAATTGGAGCGAGTGGATTCATTTCAATACAGCCGGGAAAGTGGGAGAGAAGTTTTCATTTCTTTATTATGGTGATGTTCAGGTTAATATCCGGTCCATGTGGTCGCGTGTGGCGCGTGAAGCTTTTGGAAAAGCGCCTGATGCGAAACTGGCGATTTATGCAGGAGATTTAATCAATAAAGCCAATCGCGATGTGGAATGGGGCGACTGGTTCCAAGCTGGCGGATTTATTCACAGCATGATTCCGGGTTTTCCAACACCTGGAAATCATGATCATTATGAAGGACCAAACGGAAAACCGCTGACTTCTGTCTTCTGGCGACCGCAATTTACACTACCAGAAAATGGACCGGTTGATTTAGAAGAGACCTGTTATTACGCCGATATTCAGGGAACCAGATTCATTTCTCTGAACTCGGATAGAGCCGAGGAATCTGATGAGTACCTGGAAAAACAGCGTGTTTGGATAGAAAAAGTTTTAAGCAACAATCCAAATAAATGGACGGTCGTAACTTTCCATCACCCGATCTTTTCTCCAAAATCAACCCGTGATAATAAACGCATGCGGGAAACTTTCAAACCGATTTTTGATAAATATAAAGTTGATCTGGTTTTACAAGGTCATGATCATACCTATGCAAGAGGAATGGCGAAAATTCCAATGGCACAGAAAGGTGCAACTTCAGGAACTATGTATGTGGTATCAGTAAGCGGTCCGAAAATGACAGATTCAAATGTAGAAAAACGTGACTGGATGGATCGGTCTGCGCTTTATACACAATTTTACCATGTAGTCACAGTTGATCATGACAAACTGAGTTTTGAAACATTAACGGCTACGGGAGAATTGTACGATGCTTTTGATTTGATCAAACAAAAAGGTAAAATTAACAAGCTGATTGACGGCATACCTCAGAATGTTCAGGAAAGAAGATAA
- a CDS encoding glycosylase yields the protein MKRYIFLLWAGFALVSWNVRDENEDKKKKEEKEFPSEIIDFKAYEGNPVFKATGDTATWDEQIRERGFILKEDKTYYMWYCGYTKKTGKEIKYLGLATSPDGLKWTRYANNPIHKKNWVEDMFVLKSAGTYYMFAESKDDIARLLTSKDKINWDDKGALDIRLKNGNPISKGPFGTPAVWKEGDIWYLFYERNDSDVWLATSKDLKVWTNVQDEPVLNSGPETYDKFAVAFNQVIKYKGLYYAYYHASAFKDWHEWTTNVAVSKDLIHWKKYDKNPILKGNKSSGFTVNDGKEFRFYTMHPEVNVYFH from the coding sequence ATGAAAAGATATATTTTTTTGCTTTGGGCAGGTTTCGCCTTGGTGAGCTGGAATGTGCGGGATGAAAATGAGGATAAGAAGAAAAAAGAGGAAAAAGAATTTCCTTCTGAAATTATAGATTTTAAAGCTTATGAGGGCAATCCGGTTTTTAAAGCAACCGGCGATACCGCAACCTGGGACGAGCAAATCCGGGAAAGAGGTTTTATTTTGAAAGAAGATAAAACGTATTACATGTGGTACTGCGGCTATACCAAAAAGACGGGCAAAGAAATAAAATACCTGGGACTGGCAACCTCGCCGGATGGCTTAAAATGGACGCGATACGCTAACAATCCGATTCATAAAAAAAACTGGGTGGAAGATATGTTTGTACTGAAATCTGCCGGGACATATTACATGTTCGCCGAAAGTAAAGATGATATTGCAAGACTGCTCACCTCAAAAGACAAAATTAACTGGGACGACAAAGGTGCATTGGATATTCGTCTGAAAAATGGAAATCCGATTTCAAAAGGACCTTTCGGAACGCCTGCTGTTTGGAAAGAAGGGGATATCTGGTATTTATTTTATGAAAGAAATGACTCGGATGTTTGGCTTGCTACTTCAAAAGACCTGAAAGTCTGGACCAATGTGCAGGATGAGCCGGTATTAAATTCCGGACCGGAAACGTATGACAAATTTGCTGTTGCCTTCAATCAGGTTATCAAATACAAAGGATTGTATTACGCTTATTACCACGCATCAGCTTTCAAAGACTGGCATGAATGGACGACAAATGTTGCCGTTTCAAAGGATTTGATCCACTGGAAAAAGTATGACAAAAATCCGATTTTGAAGGGAAATAAATCCAGCGGATTTACGGTGAATGACGGGAAGGAATTCAGATTTTATACCATGCACCCGGAGGTGAATGTTTACTTTCACTAA
- a CDS encoding M16 family metallopeptidase, with amino-acid sequence MIRYEHFTLDNGLKIYVHEDFSTPMAAVNILYNVGSRDEDEERTGFAHLFEHLMFGGSKNIPNYDIPVQTVGGENNAFTSPDITNYYITLPADNVETAFWLESDRMMSLSFDPNVLEVQRKVVIEEFKQRYLNQPYGDMWLKLRPLAYQKHPYRWATIGKDIEHIERATMEDVEAFFWRFYRPNNAVMVVAGAVKLEQIKQLSKKWFEGIPAGAPYVRNLEKEPKQNEARHLETSAAVPLNSLIKVFHMPGRYDENFYASDLLSDILGRGKSSRLYSALLKDKNLFNSISASTTSSLDPGLLLIKGNLNPGVTLEEADEAVKDLLKEIVTSGATDEEVTKVKNQTEATLAFSEVELLNRAMNLAFAANAGNVDWANEDAEIIRNMKSEDLHEAAKNILRPENSSTLYYRAEESV; translated from the coding sequence ATGATTCGATACGAGCACTTTACGCTGGACAATGGTCTGAAAATATATGTTCATGAAGACTTTTCGACCCCGATGGCGGCGGTTAATATTTTGTACAATGTTGGGTCGCGCGACGAGGATGAAGAGCGTACAGGATTTGCGCATCTTTTTGAGCATCTGATGTTTGGAGGTTCTAAAAACATCCCAAATTATGATATTCCGGTACAAACGGTTGGAGGTGAAAACAACGCTTTTACTTCGCCGGACATAACCAATTACTATATCACATTGCCTGCCGATAATGTAGAAACTGCTTTCTGGCTGGAATCTGACCGGATGATGAGTCTATCTTTTGATCCAAATGTGCTGGAAGTACAGCGCAAAGTGGTTATTGAGGAATTCAAGCAGCGTTATCTGAATCAGCCTTATGGAGATATGTGGCTAAAATTGCGTCCGCTTGCTTACCAGAAACATCCATACCGCTGGGCAACGATCGGAAAAGATATTGAACATATCGAACGTGCGACGATGGAAGATGTTGAGGCATTTTTCTGGCGTTTTTATCGTCCGAATAATGCGGTGATGGTTGTGGCTGGTGCTGTAAAATTGGAGCAAATTAAACAACTTTCTAAAAAATGGTTTGAGGGAATTCCTGCCGGTGCTCCTTATGTAAGAAATCTGGAAAAGGAACCTAAACAAAATGAAGCGCGCCACCTGGAAACTTCGGCGGCTGTTCCGCTGAATTCTTTAATTAAAGTTTTCCATATGCCGGGACGGTATGATGAAAATTTTTATGCGTCGGATTTGTTGAGTGATATTTTGGGAAGAGGAAAATCTTCGCGTTTGTACAGTGCGCTTTTAAAAGACAAAAATCTTTTCAATAGCATCAGCGCAAGTACTACTTCTTCGCTTGATCCGGGATTACTTTTGATCAAAGGAAACCTGAATCCGGGCGTTACTTTGGAAGAAGCGGATGAAGCTGTTAAAGACTTGTTGAAGGAGATAGTGACTTCCGGAGCAACAGACGAAGAGGTAACGAAAGTTAAAAATCAAACCGAAGCCACGTTAGCGTTTTCAGAAGTGGAACTTTTGAACCGTGCGATGAACCTTGCTTTTGCGGCAAATGCCGGCAATGTGGATTGGGCGAATGAAGATGCCGAGATTATCAGAAATATGAAATCGGAGGATCTGCATGAAGCTGCCAAAAACATTTTGAGACCGGAAAACAGCTCAACGCTTTACTACCGTGCAGAAGAAAGCGTGTAG